The Luteimonas sp. YGD11-2 genome has a window encoding:
- the tssH gene encoding type VI secretion system ATPase TssH gives MSISLKTLIGKLDTTCRQAAERAANLCMARGHYEVDLEHLFLALLEHPQCDFVLIARRSGISPDTLQRELEAEIGRFRSGNTRTPVFSQHLPTLFEHAWLIASLDSGTTRIRSGHLLLALLTEPGLSQLAMRGSKQFARFKHDDLKHNFAALTEGSQEAGEGVRFAGATDPGGDTTAGDPPGSDGGLSKTPALDQFTTNLTQRARDGHIDPVIGRDGEIRQLVDILLRRRQNNPILTGEAGVGKTAVVEGLALRIADADVPAVLQGVELHVLDMGLLQAGASVKGEFENRLKNVIDEVRKSPHPIILFIDEAHTMIGAGGAAGQNDAANLLKPALARGELRTIAATTWSEYKKYFEKDAALARRFQVVKVDEPSEPIAAAMLRGIVPLMERHFGIRVLDEAVTEAVRLSHRYISGRQLPDKAVGVLDTACAKVALGQSATPAAIEDTRRQLERMDAELTALSREAAGGAKEHAERISAIELAQAQARAQLGTLETRLTKEQELAGRIQALRAGLESRQGQTDVGQPDVAEAEAGVAVATRRKAGRGKSKTVAAEPPSELETLLVQLRELQGESPMVPLQVDGTVVAEIVSAWTGIPLGRMVKDEIRTVRNLKPLLAERVIGQDHALDAIAQRVRTATARLEDPDKPRGVFLFVGPSGVGKTETALALADILYGGEKKLVTINMSEYQEAHSVSGLKGSPPGYVGYGEGGVLTEAVRRNPYSVVLLDEVEKAHPDVLEMFFQVFDKGAMDDAEGREIDFRNTLIILTSNVGSPQIMQACLNKPAEEIPAADALAESLRPVLMKHFKPAFLGRLKVVPYYPISDDVLASIIALKLQRIRDRVLANHKSSFDWDDGLVDAVLQRCTEVDSGARNVDHILNGTLLPEIADTVLESMAEGGKISRIRVTAGRNGDFRYRVA, from the coding sequence CCCTGCAGCGCGAGCTCGAGGCCGAGATCGGCCGCTTCCGCAGCGGCAACACGCGCACGCCGGTGTTCTCGCAGCACCTGCCGACGCTGTTCGAGCACGCGTGGCTGATCGCGTCGCTCGACTCTGGCACCACGCGGATCCGCAGCGGCCACCTGCTGCTGGCACTGTTGACCGAGCCAGGCCTTTCACAACTCGCGATGCGCGGCTCGAAACAGTTCGCGCGCTTCAAGCATGACGACCTCAAGCACAACTTTGCCGCGTTGACCGAAGGGTCGCAGGAGGCGGGCGAAGGCGTGCGCTTTGCGGGCGCGACGGATCCGGGTGGGGATACCACTGCAGGTGATCCGCCGGGGTCCGACGGCGGCCTGTCGAAGACACCGGCGCTGGACCAGTTCACCACCAACCTCACCCAACGCGCACGCGATGGCCATATCGACCCGGTCATCGGCCGCGATGGCGAGATCCGCCAGCTGGTGGACATCCTGCTGCGGCGCAGGCAGAACAATCCGATCCTCACCGGCGAGGCCGGCGTCGGCAAGACCGCCGTGGTCGAGGGCCTGGCACTGCGCATTGCCGATGCCGACGTGCCGGCCGTGCTGCAAGGCGTGGAGCTGCACGTGCTCGACATGGGCCTGCTGCAGGCCGGCGCCAGCGTCAAGGGCGAGTTCGAGAACCGCCTGAAGAACGTGATCGATGAGGTCCGGAAGAGCCCGCACCCGATCATCCTGTTCATCGACGAGGCGCACACCATGATCGGCGCCGGGGGCGCCGCCGGGCAGAACGACGCCGCCAACCTGCTCAAGCCGGCGCTGGCGCGTGGTGAATTGCGGACCATCGCCGCGACGACCTGGAGTGAATACAAGAAGTACTTCGAGAAGGACGCGGCACTCGCGCGCCGCTTCCAGGTGGTCAAGGTGGATGAACCGAGCGAGCCGATCGCGGCGGCGATGCTGCGCGGGATCGTGCCGCTGATGGAACGGCACTTCGGGATCCGCGTGCTCGACGAAGCGGTGACCGAAGCCGTGCGGCTGTCGCATCGTTATATCAGCGGACGGCAGTTGCCGGACAAGGCGGTGGGTGTGCTCGATACCGCATGCGCGAAGGTGGCGCTGGGGCAGAGCGCCACGCCGGCCGCCATCGAGGACACCCGGCGTCAGCTCGAGCGCATGGATGCGGAACTCACCGCGCTGTCGCGCGAAGCCGCAGGCGGTGCCAAGGAGCACGCCGAGCGCATCTCCGCGATCGAACTCGCGCAGGCACAGGCGAGGGCACAGCTCGGGACACTCGAGACGCGCCTGACGAAAGAGCAGGAACTGGCCGGGCGGATCCAGGCGCTGCGCGCCGGGCTCGAATCCCGCCAGGGACAGACCGACGTCGGGCAGCCCGACGTGGCGGAGGCGGAGGCCGGGGTCGCCGTTGCAACGCGACGCAAAGCAGGGCGCGGCAAGTCGAAAACCGTCGCTGCGGAGCCCCCCAGCGAGCTCGAGACCCTGCTCGTGCAACTGCGTGAACTCCAGGGCGAGTCGCCGATGGTGCCGCTGCAGGTGGACGGTACCGTGGTGGCCGAGATCGTCTCCGCATGGACGGGGATTCCGCTCGGGCGCATGGTCAAGGACGAGATCCGTACCGTGCGCAACCTCAAACCGCTGCTGGCCGAGCGGGTGATCGGCCAGGACCATGCGCTCGATGCCATCGCCCAGCGCGTGCGCACCGCGACCGCACGCCTCGAGGATCCGGACAAGCCGCGCGGCGTGTTCCTGTTCGTCGGTCCTTCCGGCGTGGGCAAGACCGAGACCGCGCTGGCGCTGGCCGACATCCTCTACGGCGGCGAGAAGAAGCTGGTCACCATCAACATGAGCGAGTACCAGGAGGCCCACAGCGTCTCCGGGCTCAAGGGCTCGCCGCCGGGTTATGTCGGCTATGGCGAGGGCGGGGTACTCACAGAAGCGGTGCGCCGCAATCCGTACAGCGTGGTACTGCTCGACGAGGTGGAGAAGGCGCACCCGGATGTGCTGGAGATGTTCTTCCAGGTGTTCGACAAGGGCGCGATGGACGATGCGGAAGGCCGCGAGATCGATTTCCGCAACACGCTGATCATCCTGACCTCGAACGTCGGATCGCCGCAGATCATGCAGGCCTGCCTCAACAAGCCAGCGGAGGAGATACCGGCCGCCGATGCGCTGGCGGAATCCTTGCGCCCGGTGCTGATGAAGCACTTCAAGCCCGCCTTCCTGGGCAGGCTCAAGGTGGTGCCGTACTACCCGATCAGCGACGACGTGCTCGCCTCGATCATCGCCCTCAAGCTGCAGCGCATCCGCGACCGCGTGCTGGCCAACCACAAGTCGAGCTTCGATTGGGATGATGGGCTGGTGGATGCGGTGTTGCAGCGTTGCACCGAGGTGGACTCCGGGGCCCGCAACGTCGACCACATCCTCAATGGGACCCTGTTGCCCGAAATCGCGGACACGGTACTGGAAAGCATGGCCGAAGGCGGTAAGATCAGCCGCATCAGGGTCACTGCCGGGCGCAACGGCGATTTCAGATACAGGGTGGCCTGA
- a CDS encoding DUF4123 domain-containing protein has translation MIVELDHRLFLAQDYAIINPMQVGREAYSDLSPLRLQPKGLERHEHILPLLVDLKSLEAAHRIELLERTLSWAQRHHMPLFSALFSSEHTYAQVFSELLRRTVLQREGGQRVWLRYYDPRVFRHLQWLLDDEQLATLMGSAQTWLGFDPLCRRWHQWTRPNAAKGLYLRLDSEQWQAVSHLEALNRCLRDLAEMGQESGDDIAKRVLEGLLVARRQGLAHFSDAALFALQQLEYGPEFALFPAVALRLQRAREQGISYSSACRGLSNDDLACRSGVA, from the coding sequence ATGATCGTCGAACTCGACCACAGGCTGTTCCTCGCGCAGGACTACGCCATCATCAATCCGATGCAGGTTGGCAGGGAGGCATACTCCGACCTGAGTCCGCTTCGATTGCAGCCGAAGGGGCTTGAGCGGCACGAACATATCCTGCCATTGCTCGTTGATTTGAAAAGCCTGGAGGCGGCTCATCGGATCGAGCTGCTGGAACGCACCCTGAGCTGGGCACAGCGCCATCACATGCCTCTCTTCAGTGCGCTGTTTTCAAGCGAACACACGTACGCTCAGGTGTTTTCGGAGCTTCTGCGCCGCACGGTGCTCCAGCGAGAAGGTGGGCAGCGCGTTTGGCTGCGTTATTACGACCCCCGCGTATTCCGGCATTTGCAATGGCTGCTCGATGACGAACAACTGGCGACACTCATGGGGTCAGCGCAAACATGGCTAGGCTTCGATCCACTGTGCAGGCGTTGGCATCAGTGGACCCGACCTAATGCGGCGAAAGGCCTGTACCTCCGCTTGGACTCCGAACAATGGCAGGCGGTGAGTCACCTTGAAGCGCTGAATCGTTGCTTGCGTGATCTCGCTGAAATGGGGCAGGAATCAGGCGACGATATAGCCAAGCGTGTGCTGGAAGGTTTGCTTGTGGCCCGTAGACAAGGGTTGGCGCATTTTTCCGATGCGGCCCTATTTGCGCTTCAGCAGCTCGAGTACGGGCCGGAATTCGCTCTTTTTCCGGCTGTAGCTCTAAGGCTGCAGCGGGCGCGTGAGCAGGGGATCAGCTACAGCTCGGCCTGCCGTGGCTTATCGAATGACGATCTTGCCTGCCGCTCAGGCGTTGCGTGA
- a CDS encoding type VI secretion system Vgr family protein — MDAVATLTTALLAAPGQRDRLLRLHTPFGPDVLVAEVFRGEERLGGGGFRFEITALSVDAHLDLDTLLGKPVLLELLCADSPVRRPFHGHVTAFEQLGSNGGLARYRLRVEPWLAFLRQRVDSYVFQGRTLVQVLEDVFADYAEAGALTPAWRWDLQDAAVYPVRSLTTQYQESDFAFVERLLADEGLFYWFEHEGAPGDDTLGRHVMVIADHNEACAELGTVRYHRADATERADSLQRWSPARRLHPTRLARASWDYRSVGLRPASAESVAVHADVVIEDTDVTAPYAWCDGAHGARLAARQLEAVQATACTGAGAGTWRRMAPGSRFSVSQHPQVGDEAHLCVGVTHDARNNLGAEVFDALEQALGAVALPGIPLPEALGGGGKADAVALELLSVPAQRGSANGTPLERSASPAGATAVEPNDFYRNTFSMQPADVAYRTRMSDERGERMHPRPTVHGTQVAIVVSDGAPLTTDRDHRIKVQFPWQRGGDSSTRLAHPGGDDNAPGDDGAWTWVRVATPWAGDNWGGVVVPRRGQEVLVAFIEGDIDRPVIVGSVYNGRGQPDAPHNQAGAGAGGATANAAAWFEGNAHAAVYTGFKSQALADSQGGTGGYQQLRFDDTPGQGRTQAATTQHATTLTLGHLKGGEDNVRVGERGFGAELSTQAGGAVRAGSGLLLTTEPGHQQLTARTALGQLADSAELTTTLLKIAAGQQAGLPEESAMLPVQQSHETLQESLAATQQGGAVAAEVSGAIGGGVGEAPGWSAPHLLATGTDGVVTLTPADQSWVSGTQTALVAGADLDWMSQACHVTAVAGGIALFTQGSEPAAGKPNRETGIAMHAAQGKVSARAHRNEAKAAAKTKVTIASTQADIEIAAPAKHVLLTAQGAYLKLEGGNIELGAPGVVEFKASSKELAGPKSASGQAPVLGEGDPRFCELSAKRGDAGGAGVIALD, encoded by the coding sequence ATGGATGCCGTCGCCACACTGACAACCGCGCTTCTCGCCGCTCCCGGCCAGCGTGACCGGCTGCTTCGCCTGCATACACCGTTCGGCCCGGATGTGCTGGTGGCTGAAGTGTTCCGCGGCGAGGAGCGTCTGGGCGGTGGCGGGTTCCGCTTCGAGATCACCGCACTTTCGGTGGACGCCCATCTGGATCTGGACACACTGCTGGGCAAGCCGGTCCTGCTCGAACTGCTGTGTGCGGACTCACCCGTGCGGCGCCCGTTCCACGGCCATGTGACGGCGTTCGAACAGCTCGGCAGCAATGGCGGACTGGCGCGCTATCGCCTGCGGGTGGAGCCGTGGCTTGCCTTCCTGCGTCAGCGCGTCGACAGCTACGTGTTCCAGGGCCGGACGCTGGTACAGGTCCTCGAGGACGTCTTTGCCGATTACGCCGAGGCCGGAGCCCTCACCCCCGCATGGCGGTGGGATCTGCAGGACGCCGCGGTGTACCCGGTGCGCAGCCTGACGACGCAATACCAGGAGAGCGACTTCGCGTTCGTCGAGCGGCTGCTCGCCGACGAGGGACTGTTCTACTGGTTCGAACACGAAGGTGCGCCGGGCGACGACACCCTCGGCCGCCATGTAATGGTGATCGCCGACCACAACGAGGCCTGCGCCGAACTGGGCACGGTGCGTTATCACCGCGCCGATGCCACCGAGCGGGCCGACAGCTTGCAGCGCTGGTCACCGGCGCGACGCCTGCACCCGACACGCCTGGCGCGCGCCAGCTGGGATTACCGGAGCGTGGGCTTGCGGCCTGCCTCCGCGGAGTCCGTTGCCGTGCACGCCGATGTTGTCATCGAGGATACCGACGTCACCGCCCCCTATGCGTGGTGCGACGGGGCGCATGGGGCACGGTTGGCCGCCAGGCAACTCGAAGCCGTGCAGGCGACTGCCTGCACGGGCGCCGGCGCGGGAACCTGGCGACGGATGGCGCCGGGCAGTCGTTTTTCGGTCAGCCAGCATCCGCAAGTGGGCGACGAAGCGCATCTGTGTGTCGGGGTGACGCACGATGCGCGGAACAATCTCGGCGCCGAGGTATTCGATGCGCTTGAACAGGCGCTGGGTGCGGTGGCGCTGCCGGGAATTCCGCTTCCCGAGGCACTCGGGGGCGGCGGTAAAGCGGATGCAGTGGCGCTTGAACTGCTCTCCGTTCCGGCGCAGCGCGGTAGCGCGAATGGGACGCCCCTGGAGAGGTCAGCGTCGCCAGCAGGTGCAACTGCCGTCGAGCCCAACGACTTCTATCGCAATACGTTCTCCATGCAGCCGGCGGACGTCGCCTATCGGACACGCATGTCTGACGAACGCGGCGAACGCATGCATCCCAGGCCGACGGTCCATGGCACGCAGGTGGCCATCGTCGTCAGCGATGGCGCGCCGCTGACCACCGATCGCGACCACCGCATCAAGGTGCAGTTTCCGTGGCAGCGCGGTGGCGACTCCAGCACGCGCTTGGCCCATCCCGGCGGCGACGACAACGCCCCAGGCGACGACGGTGCATGGACATGGGTGCGCGTCGCCACGCCCTGGGCGGGCGACAACTGGGGTGGGGTGGTGGTGCCGCGGCGCGGCCAGGAAGTGCTGGTCGCGTTCATCGAAGGCGACATCGACCGGCCGGTCATCGTGGGTAGCGTCTACAACGGCCGTGGCCAGCCGGATGCACCGCACAACCAGGCTGGCGCAGGTGCCGGCGGCGCCACCGCCAATGCGGCGGCCTGGTTCGAGGGCAACGCGCACGCCGCGGTCTACACCGGTTTCAAATCGCAGGCACTGGCCGACAGCCAGGGCGGCACCGGTGGCTACCAGCAGCTTCGTTTCGACGACACACCGGGGCAGGGACGCACACAGGCCGCCACCACCCAGCACGCGACCACGTTGACGCTTGGCCACCTCAAGGGCGGCGAGGACAACGTGCGCGTGGGCGAACGCGGCTTTGGCGCGGAGCTGTCGACGCAGGCCGGTGGCGCGGTGCGCGCCGGCAGCGGCCTGCTGTTGACCACCGAACCCGGTCACCAGCAGCTCACGGCCCGAACGGCGCTGGGCCAGCTGGCTGACAGCGCGGAACTCACAACCACGCTGCTGAAGATCGCAGCCGGTCAGCAGGCAGGGCTGCCAGAGGAATCCGCAATGCTTCCCGTTCAACAGAGCCATGAAACCCTGCAAGAGAGTCTGGCCGCCACCCAGCAAGGCGGTGCGGTCGCGGCGGAGGTCAGCGGAGCCATCGGAGGTGGCGTCGGCGAGGCACCAGGCTGGAGCGCGCCGCATCTGCTTGCGACCGGCACCGATGGCGTCGTCACCCTGACGCCGGCCGACCAGAGCTGGGTGTCGGGCACGCAAACCGCGCTGGTCGCCGGAGCCGACCTCGACTGGATGAGCCAGGCCTGCCACGTGACTGCGGTTGCCGGCGGCATCGCATTGTTCACCCAGGGAAGCGAGCCAGCGGCCGGCAAGCCGAACCGGGAAACCGGCATCGCAATGCATGCGGCGCAAGGCAAAGTCAGCGCACGTGCCCACCGCAATGAAGCCAAGGCGGCCGCGAAGACAAAGGTCACTATCGCCAGTACGCAGGCCGATATCGAAATCGCGGCACCTGCGAAGCACGTGCTACTCACCGCTCAAGGCGCCTACCTGAAGCTCGAGGGCGGCAACATCGAGCTGGGTGCGCCGGGGGTGGTGGAGTTCAAGGCATCCAGCAAGGAGCTGGCCGGACCGAAGAGTGCGAGTGGGCAGGCGCCGGTGCTGGGCGAAGGCGATCCGAGGTTCTGCGAGCTGAGCGCAAAGCGGGGCGATGCTGGTGGTGCAGGCGTTATCGCCTTGGATTGA